Proteins from a genomic interval of Drosophila melanogaster chromosome 2R:
- the trsn gene encoding translin: protein MSNFVNLDIFSNYQKYIDNEQEVRENIRIVVREIEHLSKEAQIKLQIIHSDLSQISAACGLARKQVELCAQKYQKLAELVPAGQYYRYSDHWTFITQRLIFIIALVIYLEAGFLVTRETVAEMLGLKISQSEGFHLDVEDYLLGILQLASELSRFATNSVTMGDYERPLNISHFIGDLNTGFRLLNLKNDGLRKRFDALKYDVKKIEEVVYDVSIRGLSSKEKDQQEEPAVPATE, encoded by the exons ATGTCGAACTTCGTGAACTTGGACATCTTCTCCAACTACCAAAAGTACATAGACAATGAACAGGAAGTCAGGGAG AACATCCGCATTGTGGTGCGCGAAATCGAGCATTTGTCAAAGGAAGCGCAGATTAAACTGCAGATTATTCATAGCGATTTGAGCCAGA TTAGTGCCGCCTGCGGCTTAGCCCGCAAACAGGTTGAGCTGTGTGCCCAAAAGTACCAGAAATTGGCCGAACTGGTGCCAGCTGGGCAGTACTACAG ATACTCCGATCACTGGACCTTCATTACGCAGCGTTTGATCTTCATCATTGCCTTGGTTATTTACCTGGAGGCGGGCTTCTTGGTCACCCGCGAAACAGTGGCCGAAATGCTGGGAT TGAAGATCAGCCAGTCTGAGGGCTTCCATCTGGATGTGGAGGACTATCTACTGGGCATACTGCAGTTGGCGTCGGAGCTCTCCCGATTCGCTACCAATTCCGTCACCATGGGCGACTACGAGCGTCCCCTGAATATCTCCCATTTTATTGGTGACCTGAACACGGGCTTCCGTCTGCTGAACCTgaagaacgatggcttgcgaAAGCGCTTCGATGCCTTAAAGTATGATGTCAAGAAGATCGAGGAGGTCGTCTACGATGTCAGCATACGCGGTCTGTCCAGCAAGGAAAAGGACCAGCAGGAGGAGCCGGCTGTTCCTGCAACCGAATAG
- the Pef gene encoding peflin, whose product MSYGQGYNPYAQPGGGYAPPPGAFPPQNAQVSPQAQQWFSMVDRDRSGKINASELQAALVNGRGDHFSDNACKLMISMFDNDASGTIDIYEFEKLYNYINQWLQVFKTYDQDSSGHIEEQELTQAFTQMGFRFSPEFINFLVKKSDPQGHKEVSVDQFIVLCVQVQRFTEAFRQRDTQQNGTITIGFEDFLTVAIGCSY is encoded by the exons ATGTCTTAT GGACAAGGCTATAACCCGTATGCCCAGCCCGGTGGTGGCTATGCCCCGCCGCCAGGAGCATTTCCGCCGCAGAATGCCCAGGTGTCTCCGCAGGCACAGCAATGGTTCTCCATGGTGGACCGCGACCGATCTGGAAAGATAAACGCTTCCGAGTTGCAGGCGGCCCTGGTGAATGGGCGTGGCGATCACTTCTCGGATAATGCCTGCAAGCTGATGATAA GCATGTTCGACAACGACGCCAGTGGTACCATCGATATCTATGAGTTCGAGAAGCTCTACAACTACATCAACCAATGGCTG CAAGTCTTCAAGACCTACGATCAGGACTCCTCTGGACATATCGAGGAACAGGAGCTGACCCAAG CCTTCACCCAGATGGGCTTTCGATTCTCGCCCGAATTCATAAACTTCCTGGTGAAGAAGAGCGACCCCCAGGGCCACAAAGAGGTGTCCGTGGATCAGTTCATAGTGCTCTGCGTGCAGGTGCAGCGTTTCACGGAGGCCTTCAGGCAGCGCGACACCCAGCAGAATGGAACCATCACCATTGGGTTCGAGGACTTCCTCACCGTGGCCATTGGCTGCTCGTATTGA
- the pre-lola-G gene encoding pre-lola-G, isoform C (trans-splicing precursor of lola-G), translating to LSRKENTAPDVASTAEIQRSFQRSILNGKQRDEQKIQLPGSRRKRLSVTEVSDMLFEFYKTKSAKVPKAEQPHRQVSPTSGEILDPSTISAIAVYGTASETASKNLNADEVMRVQNATATRVVGAAAGAAASFHPRPKYTLKTAASSTEHTTAIPTSVLVANSAAALTPKPQAAVIAEALMRNGLHNFQQQLRAQEILRQQTPHRRIKEENDVEIAGGDITPTKILENLLRKQQERDLRHSECENEPGYSTEDDEEGRYHAFDDIHLMEQSGGKFGNNSGMGMFNANAHGGSASSILDAHQAFRNLEFTLSDYGGSSSNGSTTSPNGIGLDGEPVYECRHCGKKYRWKSTLRRHENVECGGKEPSHQCPYCPYKSKQRGNLGVHVRKHHTDLPQLPSKRRSKYSMNRENGMSGSMSDDSQGKLIIDFNGKGELETK from the coding sequence TTGAGCAGGAAGGAGAACACCGCACCCGATGTGGCGTCCACCGCCGAGATTCAGCGCAGTTTCCAGCGCAGCATTCTCAATGGCAAGCAGCGGGATGAGCAGAAGATCCAGTTGCCCGGATCTCGGCGCAAGCGCTTGTCCGTCACCGAGGTCTCCGACATGCTGTTCGAGTTCTACAAGACCAAATCGGCCAAGGTGCCCAAGGCGGAGCAGCCGCACCGTCAGGTCTCGCCGACATCCGGTGAGATCCTAGATCCCTCGACCATTTCGGCCATTGCCGTTTATGGTACGGCCTCCGAGACGGCCTCAAAAAACTTGAATGCTGATGAAGTGATGCGAGTTCAGAACGCCACAGCTACGCGTGTGGTGGGTGCTGCCGCTGGCGCCGCCGCCTCATTTCATCCAAGGCCCAAATACACCCTGAAGACAGCGGCATCGTCCACGGAGCATACCACGGCCATACCCACTTCGGTGCTGGTGGCCAATAGTGCGGCGGCTCTGACTCCGAAACCGCAGGCAGCCGTAATTGCCGAGGCCCTGATGCGAAATGGACTGCACAACTTCCAGCAGCAGTTGCGTGCCCAGGAGATACTGCGCCAACAGACACCCCATCGTCGCATCAAGGAGGAAAACGATGTCGAAATCGCTGGGGGCGACATAACACCCACTAAAATTCTGGAGAACCTCTTGCGAAAGCAGCAAGAGCGCGACCTCCGCCACTCTGAGTGTGAGAACGAACCGGGCTATTCGACCGAGGACGACGAAGAGGGTCGCTATCATGCCTTCGATGACATACACCTGATGGAGCAAAGCGGTGGCAAGTTCGGCAACAACTCCGGCATGGGCATGTTCAATGCCAATGCCCATGGAGGATCGGCCAGCTCGATTCTAGATGCCCATCAGGCCTTCCGCAACCTGGAGTTTACACTCAGCGATTatggcggcagcagcagcaatggcAGCACCACCAGTCCCAATGGCATCGGCCTGGATGGCGAACCCGTATACGAGTGCCGTCACTGCGGCAAGAAGTATCGCTGGAAGTCCACACTCCGGCGCCACGAGAATGTCGAGTGTGGCGGCAAGGAGCCATCGCATCAGTGTCCCTACTGCCCCTACAAGTCGAAACAGCGCGGCAATCTCGGTGTCCATGTGAGGAAGCACCACACCGATCTGCCCCAGCTGCCCAGCAAGAGGAGATCGAAGTACTCGATGAATCGCGAAAACGGGATGAGCGGCTCCATGTCCGATGACTCGCAGGGCAAGCTGATCATCGACTTCAATGGGAAGGGAGAGCTTGaaaccaaataa